In Streptomyces sp. NBC_00683, the DNA window CTCGCTTCGGCCTGCCCGCCTATACGAACGTGGTCTTCCCGTTCCCGGTCGACCCTCCCCATGTCCCGGACGAGAACCCGACCGGTGAATACCGGACGTCATTCGTCGTCGGTACGAGGCCCGGCGCCGCCGCTCGCCACCTCATCCGGTTCGAGGGCGTCGACTCGGCCTTCGCCGTTTGGCTCAACGGCCATGCCCTGGGCTGGGGCACCGGCAGTCGGCTGCCCACCGAGTTCGATGTGACCGAGGCGCTGTTCGAGGGTGTCAACACACTCGCCGTACGCGTGCATCAGTGGTCGCCGGCGAGCTACCTCGAGGACCAGGACATGTGGTGGGTGTCCGGCATCTTCCGGTCGGTCCACCTCATCGAACGCCCCGAGAACGCGATCGGCGACCACTTCGTCCATGCCGACTTCGACCCCGGGTCGCGCGAAGGCATCCTGACCATCGAGACGGATGTCCCCGCCACGGTGTCGATCCCGGAGCTGGGGATATCCCTCCACCGGGCACACGAGCCGCTCCGTCTGGCCGGTGTCGAACCCTGGACCGCCGAGACCCCCCGCCTGTACGACGCCACACTGACCAGTGCGGGTGAGACGCTCACACTCCGGCTGGGATTCCGGCGCGTGCGCATCGAGGACGGCCGGATCACGGTGAATGGCCGGCCCATCCGTTTCCGCGGGGTCAATCGGCACGAGTGGCATCCCGACACGGGACGGACCCTCGACGAGGCCACCATGCGGCACGATATCGAGCTGATGAAGACGCACAACATCAATGCCGTGCGCACGAGTCACTACCCGCCCGACAGCCGATTCCTTTCGCTGTGCGACGCGTACGGACTGTGGGTCATCGATGAGTGCGACCTGGAGACACACGGGTTCCACCTCGTCGGATGGCAGAACAACCCCAGCGACGACCCACGATGGCTGGACGCCCTTCTCGACCGGATTCAGCGGACCGTCTCCCGCGACAAGAACCACCCGAGTGTCATCGGCTGGTCGCTCGGGAACGAGGCCGGCGACGGGGACAACCTCCGGGCGATGGCCGAATGGGCACGGAAGGCGGACCCGGACCGGTTCATCCACTACGAGGGCGACCTCAACAGCGCCTACGTCGACGTCTACAGCCGTATGTACGCGGACATCGACGACATGGCACTCATCGGAGCAGGCGCGGAGAAGCGCACCCCGCGAGTGGAGGACGACGCACACCGCCGGGGGCTGCCGATGATCCTCTGCGAGTACGCGCACGCACAGGGAAACGGGCCCGGAGGCCTGTCGGAGTACGAGGAGCTGTTCGACCGCCACCGTCGCCTGCACGGTGGGTTCGTCTGGGAGTGGATCGACCACGGCATCACCCAGACGGCATCGTCCGGACCCCACGCGGGCGAGAGGTTCTACGCGTACGGCGGGGACTTCGGCGAAGTACTGCACGACGGCAGCAGCATCATCGACGGCCTCGTCCTCCCCGATCGCACCCCCTCCCCCGGCCTGGCGGAGTTCAAGGCGGTCATCGCACCGATCCGGCTGAGCCTGCGTCGTGGGACCGACGGTCGCGTCACGGTGACGGTCGAGAACCGGCACGACTTCCTGAGTACAGGCTCTTTCGTGTTCCGCTGGACGCGTGCCGTCGACGGCGGCCCGGCAACCGGGGGTGTACTGGATGTGGAGCCGGTGCAGGCCGGTGGGTCCGCGAACATCGGCCTCCCCTTCGACGCGTCAGCCTCCGCAGATCCCTCGCAGACTCTCGTCCTGACGGTGACCGTGCACACAGGCCATGCGACGGCCGTCGTTCCCGCGGACTGGGAGGTCTCCTTCGGCCAGCTCGTCGAGGCGGCACACCCCGAACCGGCGCCCACAACCCCCGTCGCTCCCCGTACGATCCGGGGCGGATGGACGCTGGGCAACGCACGCTTCGACTCCCGCGGAGACCTCGTCGAACTCGCGGGTCTGCCGGTCAGCGGCCCCCGCCTCGATGTCTGGCGCGCCCCCACGGAGAACGACACCGCGGGTCCCGCACGCTCCTGGCGAGCGCTCGGCCTCGACCGGGTGCACCATCGGCACGTCGGTGTCCAAGAGCACGAGAACGCACTCGTGGTGACGTCGATGACGATGGCCGCAGGCGCGGACGCAGGGTTCTCCACACAGATCACGTGGACGGCGACGACCACCGGCGGTGTGCACCTCCACGCCGAGGTCGCGCCGACCGGCCAGTTCGGTCTTGCTCTGGACCGAGTTCCTTACAGCGAAGCCGAATTCGTCACCCTTCCCCGCATCGGACTCCGCTTGGGGCTTCCGGCCGGGGCGGCAGTGCTGGAATGGTTCGGCCTCGGCCCGGGCGAGTCCTACCCCGACTCGTCGAAGGCCGCTCGTTTCGGCCTGCACAGCGCGTCGGTCTCCGACCTTCAGACCCCCTATGTCGTCCCGCAGGAGAACGGTCTGCGCAGTGACGTACGCCGGGCCCGCCTGGCCTGGAGCGACGGCCGGTCGATCGACATCGCCTCGCCCGACGGAATCGGCCTCACCGTACGCCCCTGGCCGAGCGAGGCACTGACGTCTGCGAGGCACCCCACCGACCTCGTCGAGAGCGACCGGACCTGGCTCAACCTGGACGCCGCGCAGAACGGGCTCGGTAGTGCGACCTGCGGCCCCGACACCTTCACGCCCTACCGGCTGCACCCCCGGAACCGGACGTTCTCGGTCGACCTGGGCTGAGGGCTGTCCCGTAGGACATCGACGAAGCCGGCTTCCGCGACCGACGCACGGCCGGTTCACGACCGGGGGCGGTCGTCCTTCGATTCGCCTCCGGCCGCCCCGGGGCCGCCCGGCTCCAAGGGCTCCCCCGGGGTGGAGAGCTGCGCGACCGCGTCCACGCCGACCACCGCTCCGGTGGACTTCCTCCCGCGCCGCAGCCTGCCCTCCAGCCATGAGGCGAACGTGGTGAGCGCGAAGTTCAGCACGACGAAGATCGCCGCGACGACGGTGAAGCACGCGATCGTGTTGGCACCGTAGTTCGCGCTCATCGGGCGGACCGAGGCGAGGAGCTCGGAGAAGCCGAGCAGCGCGCCGCCCAGCGCGGTGTCCTTCACGATGACCACCAGCTGGCTGACCAGCGCCGGCAACATCGCGGTGACCGCCTGTGGGAGCAGCACGTTCGTCATGGTCTGCCCCTTGCGCATGCCGATCGCCTTGGCGGCATCCGTCTGTCCACGGGGCAGCGACAGGATGCCTGCGCGCACCACCTCGGCGAGCACCGAGGCGTTGTAGAGGACGAGCCCGGTGACCACGGCGTACAGCGGCCGGTTGTCGGGACTGACGTCGGTGAACTCCGCGTACGCCGCGTTGGCGAAGAGCATCAGGATCAGTACGGGGATGGCTCGGAAGAACTCCACGACGGTTCCGCCCGCTCCGCGCACCCACCAGTGTTCGGAGAGCCGGGCGATTCCGAAGAACGCGCCGAGGGGCAGCGCGATGACCATGGCGAGCACGGCGGCGAGGAGGGTGTTCTTCAGCCCC includes these proteins:
- a CDS encoding amino acid ABC transporter permease, which produces MTSVLYDEPGPRAHRRNLLYTIVFLLALGLVIWWVILSLADKNQLEWAKWRPFFTDSRAWSTYIWPGLKNTLLAAVLAMVIALPLGAFFGIARLSEHWWVRGAGGTVVEFFRAIPVLILMLFANAAYAEFTDVSPDNRPLYAVVTGLVLYNASVLAEVVRAGILSLPRGQTDAAKAIGMRKGQTMTNVLLPQAVTAMLPALVSQLVVIVKDTALGGALLGFSELLASVRPMSANYGANTIACFTVVAAIFVVLNFALTTFASWLEGRLRRGRKSTGAVVGVDAVAQLSTPGEPLEPGGPGAAGGESKDDRPRS
- a CDS encoding glycoside hydrolase family 2 TIM barrel-domain containing protein encodes the protein MILGETNTSAGAPLSDPMSYLSSFAPGAGRLPPRASANTDANVMSLDGLWAFRLTPSVHELGDSFSAARFDDSEWDEIPVPSCWQIAGLRDSDGTLLPQSQARFGLPAYTNVVFPFPVDPPHVPDENPTGEYRTSFVVGTRPGAAARHLIRFEGVDSAFAVWLNGHALGWGTGSRLPTEFDVTEALFEGVNTLAVRVHQWSPASYLEDQDMWWVSGIFRSVHLIERPENAIGDHFVHADFDPGSREGILTIETDVPATVSIPELGISLHRAHEPLRLAGVEPWTAETPRLYDATLTSAGETLTLRLGFRRVRIEDGRITVNGRPIRFRGVNRHEWHPDTGRTLDEATMRHDIELMKTHNINAVRTSHYPPDSRFLSLCDAYGLWVIDECDLETHGFHLVGWQNNPSDDPRWLDALLDRIQRTVSRDKNHPSVIGWSLGNEAGDGDNLRAMAEWARKADPDRFIHYEGDLNSAYVDVYSRMYADIDDMALIGAGAEKRTPRVEDDAHRRGLPMILCEYAHAQGNGPGGLSEYEELFDRHRRLHGGFVWEWIDHGITQTASSGPHAGERFYAYGGDFGEVLHDGSSIIDGLVLPDRTPSPGLAEFKAVIAPIRLSLRRGTDGRVTVTVENRHDFLSTGSFVFRWTRAVDGGPATGGVLDVEPVQAGGSANIGLPFDASASADPSQTLVLTVTVHTGHATAVVPADWEVSFGQLVEAAHPEPAPTTPVAPRTIRGGWTLGNARFDSRGDLVELAGLPVSGPRLDVWRAPTENDTAGPARSWRALGLDRVHHRHVGVQEHENALVVTSMTMAAGADAGFSTQITWTATTTGGVHLHAEVAPTGQFGLALDRVPYSEAEFVTLPRIGLRLGLPAGAAVLEWFGLGPGESYPDSSKAARFGLHSASVSDLQTPYVVPQENGLRSDVRRARLAWSDGRSIDIASPDGIGLTVRPWPSEALTSARHPTDLVESDRTWLNLDAAQNGLGSATCGPDTFTPYRLHPRNRTFSVDLG